The Solanum lycopersicum chromosome 6, SLM_r2.1 genome has a window encoding:
- the LOC101267241 gene encoding amino acid transporter AVT6C, whose translation MDRASAEVEAPLLSNHNSRTRENRWVIWRAVFNVSTTIIGAGIMSIPATLKVLGVVPAFVLIVLVALLVDITVNFMLRATYAGQSTTYAGLMKENFGKIGSLAVQICVMITTLGCLIMYLIIIGDVFSGKGEHLGVLQEWFGIHWWNSRYLSILLTVLLVVLPLVLYRRVESLWLSSAIAIILAVVFVGICSVMAIIAIVKGQIVKPRMLPELNTTSSFFNLFTAIPVIVTAFAFHFNVHPIEIELGIPGAMTSAVKISLVVCSVIYASIGIFGYLLFGDSINADILVNFDTSSSGAITISPILNDIVRLSYALHLMLVFPLLNFSLRANIDELIFPKKELLATDTKRFMFLTLILLAISYIVAIAIPSVWYIYQFMGSTTNVCLAFIFPGAIALRDVHGLSSRKDRIIAVVMIVLAVVTSVITIAANIYNMITGESS comes from the exons ATGGATCGAGCCAGCGCCGAGGTGGAGGCTCCACTGCTTTCGAATCACAACTCTCGAACGAGGGAGAACCGGTGGGTGATATGGAGGGCAGTGTTCAATGTGTCCACTACTATTATTGGTGCAGGAATTATGTCAATCCCAGCTACTTTAAAGGTCCTAGGTGTTGTTCCCGCATTCGTCTTGATTGTTCTGGTAGCTTTGTTAGTAGACATAACGGTAAATTTCATGTTGAGGGCAACATATGCTGGCCAGTCGACTACGTACGCTGGATTGATGAAAGAGAACTTTGGAAAGATTGGTTCTTTGGCAGTACAAATTTGTGTAATGATCACTACTCTTGGTTGCTTGATCATGTACCTAATTATTATTG GAGACGTCTTTTCTGGAAAAGGGGAACACCTTGGTGTCCTTCAAGAATGGTTTGGGATTCATTGGTGGAATTCTCGTTATCTATCGATCCTTCTCACTGTCTTGCTTGTTGTGCTTCCTCTAGTCCTATACCGTCGTGTAG AATCATTATGGCTCAGTTCAGCAATAGCAATTATCCTAGCAGTTGTATTTGTTGGTATATGTTCTGTAATGGCAATCATTGCAATCGTAAAAGGGCAAATAGTAAAGCCAAGAATGCTGCCGGAGTTGAATACTACTTCTTCCTTCTTTAATCTCTTCACCGCCATCCCAGTCATCGTAACAGCTTTTGCATTTCACTTCAATG TCCATCCGATTGAAATTGAGCTGGGGATACCTGGAGCTATGACTAGTGCTGTTAAAATTTCACTAGTAGTTTGTTCAGTCATCTATGCCTCAATTGGAATTTTCGGGTACCTTCTATTTGGAGATTCAATCAATGCAGATATACTTGTAAATTTTGATACGTCGTCCTCTGGTGCCATAACAATCAGTCCCATTCTAAATGACATTGTTCGTTTGAGCTATGCACTTCACCTAATGCTGGTATTTCCTCTCTTAAATTTCTCCCTGAGAGCCAACATTGACGAACTTATATTCCCTAAGAAGGAATTACTAGCAACTGACACCAAAAGATTCATGTTTCTTACACTGATATTGTTAGCCATCTCATATATAGTCGCCATTGCTATACCATCAGTATGGTACATTTACCAGTTCATGGGATCAACTACAAATGTTTGTCTCGCCTTCATATTTCCAGGTGCAATTGCTCTAAG AGATGTCCATGGTTTATCTTCAAGAAAAGACAGGATCATCGCGGTAGTCATGATTGTTTTAGCTGTTGTGACGAGTGTTATAACTATCGCTGCCAACATCTACAATATGATTACTGGAGAAAGTTCATAA
- the LOC101267530 gene encoding protein LURP-one-related 14-like: MFKPEINFEVPLLPIVGDGFCFPYLVNLTVKRKILGLSQLNIHVLDDTGTSLLQGDGKLWHLRKKKRIIAHPDGLPLLTLREKTLSWRNTWKVYRAESSDINDLLYTVKRSSTFQMKMQLDVFLASNINGELCDFHVKGSFTNQSFKVYKGDTLIAEVKERFKLGSFFKGRENFEVRVYPGVDYAFIVSILIVYNEIYGES; the protein is encoded by the exons atgtTTAAACCAGAGATAAATTTTGAAGTTCCCCTACTTCCTATTGTTGGGGATGGCTTCTGTTTCCCTTATCTTGTTAACTTAACTGTGAAGAGGAAAATCTTGGGACTCTCACAACTAAATATCCATGTCTTGGATGATACTGGAACCTCTCTTCTCCAAGGGGATGGAAAACTTTGGCATCTtaggaagaagaaaagaatcATTGCTCATCCTGATGGTTTACCTCTCCTTACTCTCCGCGAAAAG ACACTTTCATGGCGTAATACGTGGAAAGTTTATCGTGCTGAGAGTTCAGACATAAACGATCTGCTCTACACAGTCAAAAGATCAAGCACATTCCAAATGAAAATGCAACTTGATGTGTTCTTGGCTAGCAATATCAATGGAGAGTTATGTGATTTCCATGTAAAGGGATCTTTCACCAATCAATCTTTCAAAGTTTACAAAGGGGACACTTTGATTGCTGAG GTGAAAGAGAGATTCAAACTTGGAAGTTTCTTCAAAGGAAGAGAGAATTTTGAAGTGAGAGTTTATCCTGGTGTGGATTATGCGTTTATTGTCTCAATATTGATAGTATATAATGAAATATACGGGGAATCATAG